A region of the Bacteroidota bacterium genome:
AAACAAAATCTTCCGGCATTCTTTACCTGATACCGAATGTTATTGCTAATGAAGATTCGAACCAGGTAAACACCGGGATAATCCTGCCGGTATTGCAAAAGATCAGTGTGCTTTTCGCGGAAGACCTCCGCAATGCCAGACGATTTATCCGCAGCCTGGACCCCGGTTTTAATCTCGAACGGCTGGTCATGCATTCCATTGGGAAGCACGCAGATATGATTGAAATATCCGGAGTATTGTCATCCCTTCCTGAAGGATCAGAATGCGGATTGATCTCCGAGGCCGGAATGCCCTGTATCGCAGATCCCGGAAATATTATTGTCATGGAAGCTCACAGGATAGGCATGCGGGTGATTCCTATCCAGGGCCCCAACTCCATCATCCTGGCTCTGGCTGCCAGCGGGTTTTCCGGTCAGAAATTTGCGTTTCACGGGTATTTGCCGGTCAACCGTAACGAACGCATCCAAAGCATACGTGAAATAGAAAGCAATGCATACAAACTGCATCAAACACAAATTTTCATGGAAACACCTTTCAGAAACAATACTCTACTGGATGATATCCTGAAAACATGCCGTAATGAAACAATTCTATGCATAGCCGCCAACATCACAGCAAGCAATGAATATATTCAAACGGCTCCGGTCAGGGAATGGAAAAACAAACGTCCCGATCTGCACAAACAACCGGCTATTTTCCTGATATATAAAAATGATGATTTTTTTTAACCACAATTGTAATAAAACCTATTCTTTCAGCGTCTAAAGTATAATTTACATCTAATACCACCCACTTTGACAGAAACCATACTTTCGATCGAAAACCTGTCGAAAAGTTACGGCAGGATAAGAGCAGTCGACAAACTGAATCTTGAGGTCAACCGGGGCAATATTTTCGGAATTCTTGGGCCTAACGGGAGCGGTAAGACAACAACATTGGGTATTATCCTTTCGGTGCTGAACCCCAACAGCGGCCGTTTCACCTGGTTTGGAAAACCTAATAGCAAGTACGACCGGTTCCAGATCGGAGCCATCCTGGAATCGCCTGTTTTTTACCCATACCTCTCCGCGGTTCAAAATTTAAAGATTTATGCTGATATCCGGAATGTTTCTTATGATGAAATAGACCGCGTGCTGGAGATAGTGGAATTATCGCAAAGAAAAAACAGCCGGTTCCACACGTATTCGCTGGGAATGAAACAAAGGCTTGCTATTGCTGCCGCCCTGCTGGGAAATCCCAGGGTACTGATCCTGGATGAACCCACCAACGGACTTGATCCGCAGGGTATCGCCGAGATCAGAAACCTGATCCTTCGTATTGCGAACCAAGGGATTACTATAATTCTGGCAAGCCACCTCCTGGATGAAGTGCAAAAGATCTGCACCCACGTTGCGGTACTAGACAAAGGCAAAAATATTTTTACCGGAAAAGTTGAGGATGTGATGAACGCATCTTCCCAGGTTGAGATCCGAAGTTCGGATATGGAACAGTTGGGGAATATCCTTGCAGATATCAATGAAATAAGCACTTTTCAGCGCGAAGGCATCAGCTATATTGTACGCATGAAAGATGGATTCGACAGTGGGGCTTTGAACCTTGTACTTTTTCAGAAAGGATTAACCCTTACCCACCTGGCACAGCAAAAGAAATCTCTTGAAAACCATTTCCTTGAACTCCTTAAGAACAATGATAAAACTGATAAAAATTGAGCTGAAAAAAGCGTTTCCAAGCAGGACATTTTGGATACTTGCAGGATTGTACCTTCTGGTTGTTGGGACTGTATTGCTCGGAGTTCAGAGTTTTCTTGATAATGTTCTCTCTAAAGCCGGAAGTAAAAGCCCTATTCCCATTCCGGAAATAGGAGTCTACGAATTCCCGGTCATTTGGCATAATCTTACCTTTCTGGCAGGTTTTTTCAAGATCGTATTGGGAGTAATTGTGATCATCATGATTACCAATGAGTTTTCTTACAAAACCATACGACAAAACATTATAGCAGGATTCAGCCGGTTGGATTTTCTGAAATCCAAGGTAGGTCTTATTCTGGTTTTATCACTGTATGCAGCCCTGGTGGTTTTCCTGACAGGTACTATACTGGGGTTCATATACACCCAGGAACTTACGATCAGCTCGTTTTTCAATAAATCCGTTTTCATTGCTGCTTTTGCGCTGGAAGTTTTCAGCTATTTATGTTTTGCGTTTATGATCGGTTTCCTGGTAAAAAGATCCGGTATTGCCATCGGATTGCTTTTGTTATATAGCTTTGTGATTGAGCCCATTATCAATTACAAACTCCCGACGGAAGTGGCCGATTTCATGCCCCTGCGCTCCATCAACAATCTTATCGACATACCGAATACAGCCCTCATGAGGCTTTTTGGCGTAGAATTTCAGGATTATATTTCCGTTTATGATGTGTTACTGGTTATTGCTTATACCATTATTTTCCTGGGAATAACTTATTATGTGCTCAGAAGAAGAGACCTCTGATTATATTCCTAAATTTGCACATGACCGGATCCCGGTCGAAAATTAGCACTTAAACCTTTACATTATGAAAACAAAAAAACGGATCACCCTGCCGGCAATATTTATGCTAACAGCCTTAGCCTTAATCCTTATGTCCTTCCAGGAACCAGAAGGAAAAAAAGGTTATGCCACTATGAATATCTATGAAAATTTCTCGATTGTGAATTCCATGATCGTAATTACTTATCCGAACGATTCCAGTGAGGTAATCGATCTCGGGCCATTCAAGTACAATGCAGAATATTTAAAGGAAAACGGAATAACCATTACCCGAACGCTCAACATGATGTATGACAATGGTTACAGAATTGTCAGCACAACTGCCAGCGGCAAGATCAACTCAAATAAGGCAATGAGGATAACAACGATCATATGGGAGAAGGAATAAACGAAGGCAGCAGGCTACAAGTTACAGGTTGCATGAAGTGAACTCATCCTCAATCCTCTTACTCTCTGCCACTTGTCGCTTGTAACTTGTAGCTTGTAGCTTGTAACCTGTAACTTGTAACTTGTAACCTGTAACTTGCTACCTGCATCCTGTTTCCCAATCCCATTATGTTTAAGCTTCCCGTAGCGCCTTAAGCCTCTTCAGCAAGGGAGGATGGGAATAATAAAAGAAAACATAAGCCGGATGGGGTCTAAGATTGCTCAGGTTGTCGACGCTGAGTTTTTTCAGTGCCAGAGCCAGTGAGTCAGCGTTGTAAGTCACAGCAGCATAATTATCAGCCTGATATTCATGCTTCCTGGAAATAACATTTGACACCAGGCCAATGATAAGGGAAAGAGGACTGTATAACAATCCGAAAACAAGCAAGGACATGTGAAAACCAGGATGTTCAGAGCCAAGCGCCTGAGAGAGTTCAGGATGTTTCAGGAAGAGGGATAAAATAAAAAGCATAAATCCTGTTTGCAATACCGACATCACTATTCCCTTGAGGGTGTGTTTCTTTTTATAATGGCCAACCTCATGAGCCAGAACAGCCACCAGTTCTTCTTTCGTATGTTTTTCAATAAGAGTATCATACAATACGATCCGCTTTTTAGGACCCAACCCGGTGAAATAAGCATTCCCTTTACTTGAACGGCGTGATCCATCAATGACATAAATATTTTTCAAGCGGAAACTGACAGAGGATGCATATCTTTCGATAGCATTTCGCAAATCTCCCTGTTCGAGGGGAGTCTGGCGATTAAACCAGGGAACAATAAAATTCGAATAAAACATAGCCATGAAGATCATAAAACCACTGATGACGGCCCAGGCGATAAGCCAGAACCATGGCCCACTGATCATGTAAATCCAGACGATCAAAGCCAGTAATCCGCCCCCAATAATTCCTCCAAGCATCCATCCCTTTAGTTTATCCAGGATAAACGTTTTAGGCGTAGTCTTATTAAACCCGAAACGCTCCTCTATTACAAAGGTGCTGTATGCTGAAAATGGAATGGAAACCACATCAGCGGCCAAACCCAGAATCCCAAAGAAAAGAAGAGCCATTACTACCGGATTAACAGTCACCTGCCTCACCAGTGAATCCACCCAGGCAAAACCACCTCCCGCA
Encoded here:
- a CDS encoding ATP-binding cassette domain-containing protein — protein: MTETILSIENLSKSYGRIRAVDKLNLEVNRGNIFGILGPNGSGKTTTLGIILSVLNPNSGRFTWFGKPNSKYDRFQIGAILESPVFYPYLSAVQNLKIYADIRNVSYDEIDRVLEIVELSQRKNSRFHTYSLGMKQRLAIAAALLGNPRVLILDEPTNGLDPQGIAEIRNLILRIANQGITIILASHLLDEVQKICTHVAVLDKGKNIFTGKVEDVMNASSQVEIRSSDMEQLGNILADINEISTFQREGISYIVRMKDGFDSGALNLVLFQKGLTLTHLAQQKKSLENHFLELLKNNDKTDKN
- a CDS encoding ABC transporter permease — its product is MIKLIKIELKKAFPSRTFWILAGLYLLVVGTVLLGVQSFLDNVLSKAGSKSPIPIPEIGVYEFPVIWHNLTFLAGFFKIVLGVIVIIMITNEFSYKTIRQNIIAGFSRLDFLKSKVGLILVLSLYAALVVFLTGTILGFIYTQELTISSFFNKSVFIAAFALEVFSYLCFAFMIGFLVKRSGIAIGLLLLYSFVIEPIINYKLPTEVADFMPLRSINNLIDIPNTALMRLFGVEFQDYISVYDVLLVIAYTIIFLGITYYVLRRRDL
- a CDS encoding SAM-dependent methyltransferase; this encodes MVLLKTKSSGILYLIPNVIANEDSNQVNTGIILPVLQKISVLFAEDLRNARRFIRSLDPGFNLERLVMHSIGKHADMIEISGVLSSLPEGSECGLISEAGMPCIADPGNIIVMEAHRIGMRVIPIQGPNSIILALAASGFSGQKFAFHGYLPVNRNERIQSIREIESNAYKLHQTQIFMETPFRNNTLLDDILKTCRNETILCIAANITASNEYIQTAPVREWKNKRPDLHKQPAIFLIYKNDDFF
- a CDS encoding M48 family metallopeptidase, with the protein product MVQLLFYIILGFILLEFILERILDYLNSTCWSDNLPEELAGIYDPDNYRKSQRYLRVKQRFSLITDSVSLVLMLLLIAGGGFAWVDSLVRQVTVNPVVMALLFFGILGLAADVVSIPFSAYSTFVIEERFGFNKTTPKTFILDKLKGWMLGGIIGGGLLALIVWIYMISGPWFWLIAWAVISGFMIFMAMFYSNFIVPWFNRQTPLEQGDLRNAIERYASSVSFRLKNIYVIDGSRRSSKGNAYFTGLGPKKRIVLYDTLIEKHTKEELVAVLAHEVGHYKKKHTLKGIVMSVLQTGFMLFILSLFLKHPELSQALGSEHPGFHMSLLVFGLLYSPLSLIIGLVSNVISRKHEYQADNYAAVTYNADSLALALKKLSVDNLSNLRPHPAYVFFYYSHPPLLKRLKALREA